Proteins encoded in a region of the Clostridium butyricum genome:
- a CDS encoding sensor histidine kinase, with protein sequence MKNNNFKNKMESNISKSYTKILDYIEHFISVTKRKIEKSIRFELMLVIAICFLISFFFYTFTNNFLKREYTEPQISYDYESVERLASELGSKIENQNILLNDKDSINAILNTVPSTDKCYITDLDGNVLFKTEGVSEETIDIYSALKDAMTNFNYEKMGVVKEKKYIMPLKIGEDRVYLIYSKVPEATITYTTISKSNSSLAVFLTCIVFIISFVIITNSKMKYLDEIAIGLKIIASGNLNYRIEERGTDEIKTIAYNINYMAKEIGEKINAERDAEKTKTDLITNVSHDLRTPLTSVMGYIGLVIQKRYKDEGEMNEYLNVAFNKAERLKVLIDDLFEYTKYNSHGITLNKNSVNLSEFLSQLIEELMPVLDDNNLTVFKKFECDRVFVQIDPIKMLRVFENLLTNAIKYSYKPGEIIIGLYEKDGKAIVVFRNKGEHLIKEKTDKLFDRFYRVDESRNTSTGGSGLGLAISKNIVELHDGKIWAESIGNNISFYVELDIFEMN encoded by the coding sequence TTGAAAAATAATAATTTTAAAAATAAGATGGAGAGCAATATTAGTAAATCTTATACTAAAATTCTAGATTATATAGAACATTTTATATCTGTAACTAAAAGAAAAATTGAAAAAAGTATAAGGTTTGAGCTTATGCTTGTTATAGCAATATGCTTTCTTATTTCATTCTTTTTTTATACATTTACAAATAATTTTTTGAAAAGAGAGTATACAGAGCCACAGATATCATATGATTATGAGTCAGTTGAAAGACTTGCAAGCGAGTTGGGATCTAAAATTGAAAATCAAAATATATTGTTGAATGATAAAGATTCTATAAATGCAATTTTAAATACAGTCCCTTCAACAGATAAATGCTATATTACTGATCTTGATGGGAATGTGCTTTTTAAGACAGAAGGGGTGTCAGAAGAGACAATAGATATATATAGTGCATTAAAAGATGCTATGACTAATTTTAATTATGAGAAAATGGGTGTGGTAAAAGAAAAGAAATATATAATGCCACTTAAAATTGGTGAGGATAGGGTCTACTTAATATATAGTAAAGTTCCAGAAGCTACCATAACGTATACAACAATAAGCAAATCAAATTCATCATTAGCAGTATTTTTAACATGTATCGTGTTTATTATTTCATTTGTAATAATAACTAATAGTAAGATGAAATATTTAGATGAAATTGCTATAGGATTAAAAATAATAGCCAGTGGTAACTTGAATTACAGAATAGAAGAAAGAGGAACAGATGAGATAAAAACTATAGCATACAATATAAACTATATGGCTAAGGAAATAGGGGAAAAAATAAATGCTGAAAGAGATGCAGAAAAAACTAAAACAGATTTAATAACAAATGTTTCACATGATTTAAGAACACCATTAACATCAGTGATGGGATACATAGGACTTGTTATTCAAAAAAGATACAAAGATGAAGGTGAAATGAATGAATACTTGAACGTGGCATTTAATAAAGCTGAACGCCTAAAAGTACTTATTGATGATTTGTTTGAATATACTAAATATAATAGTCATGGAATTACTTTAAATAAAAATTCGGTTAATTTATCTGAATTTTTATCTCAGCTGATTGAAGAATTGATGCCTGTTTTGGATGATAATAATCTTACAGTATTTAAAAAATTTGAATGTGATAGAGTTTTTGTACAGATAGATCCTATAAAAATGCTTAGGGTTTTTGAAAATTTACTTACCAATGCAATAAAATATTCATATAAACCTGGAGAAATAATTATAGGATTATATGAGAAAGACGGTAAAGCAATAGTGGTATTCAGAAATAAGGGAGAACATTTAATAAAAGAAAAGACAGATAAACTATTTGATAGGTTTTATAGAGTTGATGAATCAAGAAACACTAGTACAGGTGGGTCTGGATTGGGTCTTGCTATATCTAAAAATATTGTTGAACTTCATGACGGAAAGATATGGGCTGAGTCCATTGGGAATAATATAAGCTTTTACGTTGAACTTGATATTTTTGAAATGAATTAG
- a CDS encoding glycoside hydrolase family 25 protein yields the protein MQDKNSKSLFGIDINEYTKSVQFDVLATKIDFLYLRSSGSGSGRFRVDKKFFDFAKSSREYGIPVGAYHFGVPSYDLTDADRQCDDFIQVLQQGFGNKDYGDLFPVLDVETPVDRSISTKVLVEWIDRFRKRFEKKTRRRLMLYTGLFFIELYDNFYVSGKGYPLKNMILWIAMYTNVPINPKVPPDIGGWTRWRIWQYSESETVQGVGNPVDANWGPDNIALLIQPATVKGLKARLENGKIYVSWDRNNDPDLLGYNIFLNKEWVGTVDENDTSYVISADKVKNITTRPLEVSIEAFDYDGETSKSRAKVKL from the coding sequence ATGCAAGATAAAAATTCTAAAAGTCTTTTTGGTATTGATATAAATGAGTATACTAAAAGTGTACAGTTTGACGTATTAGCAACCAAAATAGATTTTTTGTACTTAAGATCATCAGGTTCAGGTTCTGGAAGATTCAGAGTAGATAAAAAGTTTTTTGATTTTGCAAAATCAAGTCGTGAGTATGGAATACCTGTAGGGGCATATCATTTTGGGGTTCCATCATATGATCTTACTGATGCAGACAGACAGTGTGATGACTTTATTCAGGTATTGCAGCAAGGGTTTGGAAATAAAGATTATGGAGATTTATTCCCCGTATTAGATGTTGAAACACCAGTGGATAGATCTATATCAACTAAAGTTTTAGTAGAGTGGATTGATCGTTTTAGAAAAAGGTTTGAAAAGAAAACGAGAAGACGATTGATGCTTTATACAGGATTATTTTTTATTGAATTGTATGATAATTTTTATGTATCAGGAAAAGGTTATCCATTAAAGAATATGATTTTGTGGATTGCTATGTATACTAATGTGCCAATTAATCCTAAAGTTCCGCCTGATATTGGAGGATGGACACGATGGAGAATATGGCAGTATAGTGAAAGTGAAACAGTTCAAGGAGTAGGAAATCCTGTTGATGCAAATTGGGGACCTGATAATATTGCATTATTAATACAGCCTGCTACTGTAAAGGGGCTAAAAGCACGGTTAGAAAATGGAAAGATATATGTGTCATGGGATAGAAATAATGACCCAGATCTTTTAGGATATAATATATTTTTAAATAAAGAATGGGTTGGAACAGTAGATGAAAATGATACAAGTTATGTTATAAGTGCAGATAAGGTGAAGAATATAACAACCAGACCTTTAGAAGTTTCTATAGAAGCTTTTGATTATGATGGAGAAACTTCTAAAAGTAGGGCAAAAGTAAAATTGTAA
- a CDS encoding VanW family protein: MENGSGRRKSSRKSAAAKKKKTWIMIASTLAIIICGLAAYSLAVSSAVKKWDGKIYPGITVQNVSLGGMTKEEAKIKLKQSFEGEIDNKVLPIKIEGKTFELNYSQISPTYDIDKTVEEAFNTGKEHGLLSKYLSIKGKKPSEIELAFSYDENKLKEFEEKVIKEVNKEPVNASITITGDKIQVKPEEDGIGVSIDTLDSKIKEALNGVIESSSEVDVDAEVTKAKITAEDLSKIKNVMGSFSTSYGTSAAGRSHNIELATKHINGTVIMPGETFSFNDIVGPRTEEAGFQEAGTYVGNKVEPGIGGGICQVSTTLYRAVMRANIRSTERTNHSMAVGYALPGLDATVAYGYLDYKFKNPYDFPIYIQGYTGGKVVTYNIYGDTSILGGKTYDMANEILETLPAQTKIVDDPTLDEGTEVNEGGGMTGYRASSYQVTYENGVEVNREKIATDTYTKVDVTIKKGTKPVAQEQPPATTEGSEAGAQPGGTSTGTEQQAPQAPAPQATSTTHQ, translated from the coding sequence GTGGAAAATGGTAGTGGAAGAAGGAAATCCTCCAGAAAAAGTGCGGCTGCAAAGAAAAAGAAGACTTGGATTATGATTGCAAGTACATTAGCAATTATTATTTGTGGATTAGCAGCATATTCATTAGCAGTAAGCAGCGCAGTTAAAAAGTGGGATGGAAAGATTTATCCAGGTATTACAGTTCAAAATGTAAGCCTTGGGGGGATGACCAAAGAAGAAGCGAAGATAAAGCTTAAACAATCATTTGAAGGAGAAATAGATAATAAAGTTCTTCCTATAAAAATAGAAGGAAAAACTTTTGAGCTTAATTACTCTCAAATATCACCAACTTATGATATTGATAAAACTGTAGAAGAAGCTTTTAATACTGGAAAAGAGCATGGATTATTAAGTAAATATTTAAGTATTAAAGGGAAGAAACCAAGTGAGATAGAGCTTGCTTTTTCTTATGATGAAAATAAATTAAAAGAGTTTGAAGAAAAGGTAATTAAGGAAGTTAACAAAGAACCTGTAAATGCATCTATTACAATTACAGGAGATAAAATTCAGGTTAAACCTGAAGAAGACGGAATTGGAGTTAGTATAGATACACTAGATTCTAAAATAAAAGAAGCATTAAATGGTGTTATTGAATCTAGTTCAGAAGTTGATGTTGATGCAGAAGTAACAAAAGCAAAAATAACAGCTGAAGATTTATCAAAAATAAAAAATGTTATGGGTTCATTTTCGACAAGCTATGGAACATCAGCAGCAGGAAGAAGTCATAATATAGAACTGGCAACTAAACATATTAATGGAACTGTTATAATGCCAGGGGAAACATTTAGTTTTAATGATATTGTAGGACCTAGAACAGAAGAAGCAGGCTTCCAAGAAGCAGGTACTTATGTTGGAAATAAAGTTGAACCAGGAATTGGTGGAGGAATATGTCAGGTATCAACAACACTTTATAGAGCTGTAATGAGAGCTAATATAAGATCAACAGAAAGAACAAATCACTCAATGGCAGTAGGATATGCTCTTCCAGGGTTAGATGCAACTGTTGCTTATGGATATCTAGATTATAAATTTAAAAATCCATATGATTTTCCAATATATATTCAAGGATATACTGGAGGTAAGGTGGTTACTTACAATATATATGGTGATACAAGTATTTTAGGTGGAAAAACTTATGATATGGCTAATGAAATATTAGAAACACTTCCAGCACAAACTAAAATCGTTGATGATCCTACTCTTGATGAAGGTACTGAAGTTAATGAAGGTGGGGGAATGACAGGCTATAGAGCATCTTCATATCAAGTTACATATGAAAATGGAGTAGAGGTAAATAGAGAAAAAATTGCTACAGATACATATACTAAAGTTGACGTAACAATTAAAAAAGGTACTAAACCAGTTGCTCAGGAACAGCCGCCAGCAACAACAGAAGGCAGCGAAGCTGGGGCTCAACCAGGAGGAACAAGCACTGGAACTGAACAACAGGCACCACAAGCACCAGCACCACAAGCAACATCAACTACACATCAATAA
- a CDS encoding tRNA (cytidine(34)-2'-O)-methyltransferase: MNFNIVLYQPEIPQNTGNIARTCVLTDCKLHLIKPLGFDINEKQVKRAGLDYWSELNLEIHESYEDFLEKYGNETIFLATTHETGTHYDEIEFKSGDFIMFGRETCGVPEDVHNRHKGLRVPMIKSSTRSLNLSNTVAIVAYEALRQIGFPNMK, encoded by the coding sequence TTGAATTTTAATATAGTATTGTATCAACCTGAAATTCCACAAAATACAGGGAATATAGCTAGAACGTGTGTACTTACAGATTGTAAATTGCATTTAATAAAACCATTAGGATTCGATATAAATGAAAAACAAGTAAAAAGAGCTGGATTGGATTACTGGAGTGAATTAAATTTAGAAATTCATGAAAGTTACGAAGATTTTTTAGAGAAATATGGCAATGAGACAATTTTCTTGGCAACAACTCATGAAACTGGAACACATTATGATGAAATTGAATTTAAATCTGGAGATTTTATTATGTTTGGAAGAGAAACTTGTGGTGTTCCTGAAGATGTTCACAATAGACATAAAGGTTTAAGAGTACCTATGATAAAATCAAGTACAAGAAGTTTGAATTTATCAAATACTGTAGCTATAGTAGCGTATGAAGCTTTGAGACAAATAGGATTTCCGAATATGAAATAG
- a CDS encoding DegV family protein, with protein sequence MEKIKIITDSTADLPQELYDKYDIEVLPVLINFGEESYLDRVDMNAEKLLKRMKEEKDFPTTGQIIPNRFIECYEKYLKEGYKILTILMSSAMSGTYQSACIAKDAVESDDIFIVDSQNIAPALGILVLKACTLMEKGYDTAKIAEELEKEKNKVETRMCFESLDNLIKGGRISKTAGVVGTVLGVKLVLNIKDGLMSVKDKVRGSKKALRKIITDLEASELDCDVPVLLVYASEIEIKKELTEYLENNNINYIECPLGSTVCVHSGPDCCGLVFLTK encoded by the coding sequence ATGGAAAAAATAAAAATCATAACAGACAGCACTGCTGATTTACCACAAGAATTATATGATAAATATGATATCGAAGTGTTACCTGTACTAATCAACTTTGGAGAAGAAAGTTATCTAGATAGAGTTGATATGAATGCTGAGAAGTTATTAAAGAGAATGAAAGAAGAAAAAGACTTTCCAACTACTGGTCAAATAATTCCAAATAGATTTATTGAATGTTATGAAAAGTATCTAAAGGAAGGATATAAAATATTGACCATATTAATGTCATCTGCAATGAGTGGAACATATCAATCTGCATGTATTGCCAAAGATGCAGTAGAAAGTGATGATATTTTTATAGTTGATTCTCAAAATATAGCTCCAGCATTAGGAATTCTTGTATTAAAAGCATGTACTCTTATGGAAAAAGGTTATGATACTGCAAAAATAGCAGAAGAATTAGAAAAAGAAAAAAATAAAGTTGAAACAAGAATGTGTTTTGAATCTTTAGATAATCTTATTAAAGGTGGAAGAATATCTAAGACTGCAGGTGTTGTAGGAACTGTATTAGGTGTTAAACTTGTACTGAATATCAAAGACGGATTAATGTCAGTAAAAGATAAGGTTAGAGGAAGTAAAAAAGCATTAAGAAAAATAATTACAGACTTAGAAGCATCAGAATTGGATTGTGATGTACCGGTATTATTAGTATATGCTAGTGAAATTGAAATAAAAAAAGAACTTACAGAGTATTTAGAAAACAATAATATTAATTATATTGAATGTCCACTTGGTTCTACTGTTTGTGTTCATTCAGGACCGGATTGTTGTGGGTTGGTATT